Proteins co-encoded in one Leptospira yasudae genomic window:
- a CDS encoding SH3 domain-containing protein has translation MKPFLFFFLLLFFAWNVLLAQPNNGYAKVAADGGLYVREEANQKSRPVTLLPQGMILKVAGTSDKTEVIGGKKGRWTEVELFGTKGWVFDAYLEGVSGKDSLADYLKYLEGLKPGEFSSLKNAEKKFLTAFNTGSTEAENAFRIYTKFVNFQSGNLSDRLQQQLQTDYGKYDTELALKLKAHGLTVEYCEGDGALVEYYDHYWNLLKDYNFPFKEYVRLMNTVGYLYACDGGIGISWEEMRDRIAKMETFLKEQKSAPERMEVEALLKGYAYSYANGMDNTPVCECKGEICSLASEPQKSYRNFLGKNKTSAYFPFIEKLSGMYSKSRNRCTEEIRKYRTSFFEGK, from the coding sequence ATGAAACCATTTTTATTCTTTTTCCTTCTTCTTTTTTTCGCTTGGAATGTGCTCCTCGCACAGCCAAACAACGGTTATGCGAAGGTGGCGGCGGACGGAGGTTTGTATGTGCGGGAAGAAGCGAACCAAAAGAGCCGTCCCGTGACTCTTTTGCCACAAGGAATGATTTTGAAGGTTGCGGGAACATCGGATAAAACGGAAGTCATCGGCGGCAAAAAGGGACGCTGGACCGAAGTAGAATTGTTTGGAACGAAAGGCTGGGTGTTTGACGCATATTTGGAAGGGGTGTCCGGAAAGGATTCTCTTGCGGATTATCTAAAATACCTGGAAGGTTTAAAACCGGGAGAATTCTCCTCTTTAAAAAACGCGGAAAAGAAATTTCTGACCGCGTTTAACACGGGTTCGACGGAAGCGGAGAACGCGTTTCGGATTTATACGAAGTTCGTAAATTTTCAGAGCGGAAACTTGAGCGATCGATTGCAGCAACAACTGCAGACCGATTACGGGAAGTATGATACGGAATTGGCTCTGAAACTCAAAGCGCACGGACTCACCGTCGAATACTGCGAAGGCGACGGAGCCCTGGTCGAATACTACGATCACTACTGGAACCTGTTAAAGGACTATAACTTTCCGTTTAAGGAATACGTCCGCCTTATGAACACGGTCGGTTATCTCTACGCATGCGACGGTGGAATCGGAATTTCATGGGAAGAAATGAGAGATCGGATCGCAAAGATGGAAACCTTTCTTAAAGAACAAAAATCCGCTCCTGAAAGAATGGAAGTCGAAGCCTTATTGAAAGGATACGCATACAGTTACGCGAACGGAATGGACAATACTCCTGTCTGCGAGTGCAAAGGCGAAATCTGTTCTCTTGCATCGGAACCGCAAAAGAGTTACAGGAATTTTCTCGGCAAAAACAAAACGTCCGCTTATTTTCCCTTTATCGAAAAACTTTCGGGGATGTATTCCAAAAGTCGGAACCGATGCACCGAGGAAATCCGGAAATATCGAACTTCTTTCTTCGAGGGGAAGTGA
- a CDS encoding FG-GAP-like repeat-containing protein, producing MKRIFEILVSAVLASALLNCAAEGVYNPEISFSTAWWETQILKCVLSGACTDQTPPTLVVGNLSSSHNSILESGFIVGTASDDLLLSRIEVSVDSGPFLPAVGTNTWQYQIPSQWRSGSSHSVQVRSFDFAGNVSPTLNFSFKKGNNKDVNGDGFPDLAATASLFSTTKNGEIYLFYGLGSGTAALNSTSMANVTITGDTTSSFGYALQLGDLNGDGYADLAAGGSFEYGSGTGQLYVFYSTGKNGIVASSFASANLTINAGPSTLLGYSLSLGDVNGDGFTDIAASGYLGAGRALIYYGGAAGVSSIPATTITGPGSNFGSAVRLGDLNGDGFADMIVNGNTYSASAGRLWIFHSTGSAGITAVDTSAPTLTLTGISASDSFGISMTTGDINADGYEDLIAASPGHSGNLGRVYVFHGGTTGISAASPATANQTLTGAIAGERFGTDVVLGDVNGDGFLDLATGAILFNTSMGRLHLFHFSGGTISATASTLITGEAINDQFGTSTFLDCNGDGFSDLVVGAQGNTNAAGRAYLFRSPGSGGLTVSLATSANIAISGYNLPGPTGSIFGSTFGQ from the coding sequence TTGAAAAGAATCTTCGAAATTCTCGTATCCGCGGTTCTCGCTTCGGCCCTTCTGAATTGTGCCGCCGAAGGGGTTTACAATCCGGAAATCTCCTTTTCGACCGCGTGGTGGGAAACGCAAATTCTCAAGTGTGTTCTATCGGGGGCATGTACGGATCAGACCCCGCCCACGCTCGTAGTCGGCAATCTTTCCTCTTCACACAACTCGATCTTAGAATCCGGCTTTATCGTCGGAACGGCAAGCGACGATCTTCTTCTTTCCCGAATCGAAGTCAGCGTGGATTCGGGTCCGTTCCTTCCCGCAGTGGGAACGAATACGTGGCAGTATCAAATTCCCTCCCAATGGAGATCCGGAAGTTCCCATTCGGTTCAAGTGCGAAGCTTTGATTTTGCGGGGAATGTTTCTCCGACTCTAAACTTCTCCTTTAAAAAAGGAAACAACAAGGACGTCAACGGGGACGGTTTTCCCGATCTCGCGGCGACCGCGTCCTTATTTTCCACGACAAAAAACGGAGAAATTTATCTCTTCTACGGTCTCGGCTCGGGAACGGCTGCTCTCAACAGCACTTCGATGGCAAACGTGACGATTACCGGAGACACGACGAGTTCCTTCGGTTATGCGCTTCAGTTAGGCGATTTAAACGGAGACGGCTATGCGGATCTCGCGGCGGGAGGTTCGTTCGAATATGGAAGCGGGACCGGTCAACTGTATGTTTTCTACAGCACGGGGAAAAATGGAATCGTTGCGAGCAGTTTTGCAAGCGCGAATCTTACGATCAACGCGGGCCCTTCTACCTTGCTCGGTTATTCTCTTTCACTGGGAGACGTGAATGGAGACGGATTTACGGATATCGCTGCGAGCGGATATCTTGGAGCCGGACGCGCGCTGATTTATTACGGCGGAGCCGCAGGAGTTTCGAGCATACCCGCAACGACGATCACCGGTCCGGGCTCGAACTTCGGATCGGCGGTTCGTTTGGGGGATTTGAACGGTGACGGGTTTGCGGACATGATCGTAAACGGAAATACATACAGCGCTTCCGCCGGACGACTTTGGATCTTTCATAGCACCGGTTCAGCGGGAATCACGGCCGTCGATACGTCCGCACCGACTTTGACTTTGACGGGAATTTCCGCAAGCGACTCCTTCGGAATTTCCATGACGACCGGAGACATCAACGCGGACGGTTACGAAGATTTAATCGCCGCCTCCCCCGGCCATTCGGGCAATCTCGGAAGAGTCTACGTCTTTCACGGAGGAACGACAGGAATTTCAGCGGCTTCTCCGGCTACCGCAAATCAAACTCTAACCGGCGCGATCGCCGGAGAACGTTTTGGCACCGATGTCGTGTTAGGCGACGTCAACGGAGACGGATTTCTCGATCTTGCGACCGGAGCGATCCTTTTCAATACGAGTATGGGGAGGCTCCATCTGTTTCATTTTTCGGGCGGGACCATTTCCGCTACGGCCTCCACGCTGATTACGGGAGAAGCGATCAACGATCAATTCGGAACTTCTACATTCCTGGATTGCAACGGAGACGGTTTTTCGGATCTCGTAGTCGGGGCGCAAGGAAATACGAACGCAGCCGGAAGAGCCTATCTGTTTCGAAGTCCGGGTTCCGGCGGTTTGACCGTTTCTTTGGCAACGAGCGCAAACATCGCGATTTCAGGTTACAATCTTCCCGGTCCTACCGGCTCGATATTCGGTTCGACATTCGGACAGTAA
- a CDS encoding FG-GAP repeat protein, which translates to MKPDSEPTFLSRGFRSFLPYLFVFSILFNCEYRPKDDQNLLLLLGTGTSSSNSSQGGIDDPTSNPPASTPVGGWTNDAYIKPPNVGFGGLYFGYNLAISGDTMVVGAYRESSNQTTITNGPTASTDTSFMDSGAAYVFRNVSGNWIQEAYLKASNANTNDRFGISVAISGDTIVVGATLDGSSGSAYVFQRTGTAWVQEAVLKASNFDMGDQFGSDVAVDGDVIVVGAQWEDSNQTTITNGTTASVNNGRSDSGAAYVFRRNTGVWTQEAYLKASNSDSGDYFGSNVSISGDTIAIGAYQESSQSVSINGGIASADNSKFASGAVYVYRRSAGVWAEEAFLKASNLDTSDRFGFSVAIIGNTIVVGSPLEDSNQNTVVNGSTASSDNSNGSAGAAYVFERNGSLWTQQAYIKPPNVQGGDQFGTSVAIGGDRILIGAINEGSNQTTVTNGILNNWNDHAPQSGAAYLFQKVSGVWGMEAYFKAPNPDVADLFGISVAISGDRIAIGASQECSNQTTITSGSTASADNSAYRAGAAYAFRK; encoded by the coding sequence TTGAAGCCGGATTCAGAACCAACATTCTTAAGCAGAGGATTCCGATCGTTTCTTCCTTATCTGTTCGTTTTTTCCATTCTTTTCAATTGCGAATATCGCCCGAAGGACGATCAGAATCTGCTTCTTCTTTTAGGAACAGGAACTTCTTCCTCCAATTCTTCCCAAGGCGGAATCGACGATCCGACATCCAATCCTCCCGCTTCTACGCCAGTCGGCGGATGGACGAACGACGCCTATATAAAGCCGCCTAACGTCGGATTCGGCGGTTTATACTTCGGCTACAACCTGGCGATTTCGGGAGACACGATGGTGGTCGGCGCTTACCGGGAAAGCAGCAATCAAACTACGATCACGAACGGTCCGACCGCAAGTACGGATACGAGTTTCATGGACTCCGGGGCGGCGTATGTGTTTCGGAACGTTTCGGGAAATTGGATTCAAGAAGCATATCTCAAAGCCTCCAACGCGAATACGAACGATCGGTTCGGAATCAGCGTCGCGATTTCGGGTGATACGATCGTCGTCGGTGCGACGTTAGACGGAAGCTCCGGCTCCGCGTATGTTTTTCAGAGAACCGGAACTGCTTGGGTTCAGGAAGCGGTGTTGAAAGCTTCCAACTTCGACATGGGAGATCAATTCGGTTCCGACGTTGCCGTCGACGGGGATGTGATCGTGGTAGGAGCGCAATGGGAAGACAGCAATCAAACGACGATCACAAACGGAACTACGGCGAGTGTGAATAACGGCAGAAGCGATTCGGGAGCCGCGTACGTATTTCGTAGAAATACGGGCGTTTGGACGCAGGAAGCGTATTTGAAAGCGTCGAATTCGGATAGCGGCGATTATTTCGGATCGAACGTTTCCATTTCCGGCGATACGATCGCGATCGGCGCTTATCAAGAATCCAGTCAATCCGTCTCGATCAACGGGGGAATCGCAAGTGCGGATAATTCCAAGTTTGCTTCGGGCGCAGTGTATGTTTATCGAAGGTCGGCGGGGGTTTGGGCGGAAGAAGCGTTTCTCAAAGCTTCCAACTTGGATACGAGCGATCGATTCGGTTTCAGCGTCGCGATTATCGGTAATACGATCGTAGTCGGTTCGCCTTTGGAAGACAGCAATCAAAACACGGTCGTGAACGGTTCGACCGCGAGTTCCGATAATTCGAACGGAAGCGCCGGAGCCGCTTACGTGTTCGAAAGAAACGGAAGCCTTTGGACGCAGCAGGCGTATATAAAACCCCCGAACGTCCAAGGTGGGGATCAGTTCGGAACGAGCGTTGCGATCGGCGGAGATCGAATCCTAATCGGGGCGATCAACGAGGGGTCCAATCAAACCACGGTCACGAATGGAATCTTAAACAATTGGAATGATCATGCGCCGCAATCGGGCGCGGCTTATTTATTTCAAAAAGTTTCCGGAGTCTGGGGAATGGAGGCGTATTTCAAAGCTCCGAATCCGGACGTAGCGGATTTATTCGGGATCAGCGTTGCGATTTCAGGCGACCGAATCGCGATAGGCGCCTCTCAAGAATGCAGCAATCAAACAACGATCACTTCCGGATCGACCGCAAGTGCGGACAATTCGGCGTATCGGGCGGGAGCGGCGTATGCGTTTCGAAAATAG
- a CDS encoding FG-GAP repeat protein: MRFENRIFSVILSVLFFLQCLGGGEAKPFYGNLALLLDAPLSDLKYPIPLVQYTKFVPIPTIRPSVTGFPSQYSISPSLPAGISLDVTTGALSGIPTESLPATDYTITASNAKNSIQTTIRFQASVGIWQNGAYIKASNADIADYFGNTIAIDGDTIAVGAYQESSAQTTITNGTTASSDNSADSSGAVYVYRRNGAVWAQEAYLKAPNAEAYDYFGYSLAISGDTLVVGAYLESSSDTTITNGTTASADNSAGGSGAVYVFRRIGTNWVQEAYLKAPNAEAGDSFGYSVAIFGDTIAVGAFGESSNQTTITNGTTASADNSAASSGAVYVFRRIGTTWSQEAYLKASNAEAGDLYGYSVSIFGDTIAVGANGESSNQTTITNGPTSSADNSNSESGAVYVYKRTGTAWTQEAYLKANNASAGNWLGYSVAISGDTIVSGATGESEGAAYVFVRGGTTWTQQRILKPVNPGSVNEFGNSLAISGDTIVVGSYWEGSNANQIQNGITASTNNSLQSAGAAYVYQRTGTTWAQESYLKAKNVQTGDWFGMGIAISGDTILAGAPQEDSGQTTITQGTIQTWNEMKPNSGAVYVFNR; encoded by the coding sequence ATGCGTTTCGAAAATAGAATCTTCTCCGTGATTCTAAGCGTATTGTTTTTTCTCCAATGCTTAGGAGGCGGAGAAGCAAAACCGTTCTACGGAAACTTGGCTCTTCTGTTGGACGCACCTCTTTCCGATCTGAAATATCCGATTCCTTTGGTGCAATATACGAAATTTGTTCCGATTCCTACGATCCGTCCTTCGGTTACGGGATTTCCAAGTCAGTATTCGATTTCTCCATCACTACCGGCGGGGATTAGTTTGGACGTTACCACGGGCGCTCTCTCCGGAATTCCCACCGAGTCGCTTCCGGCGACGGATTATACGATTACTGCGAGCAATGCGAAGAATTCCATCCAAACAACGATTCGATTCCAAGCCTCCGTCGGCATCTGGCAAAACGGGGCCTACATCAAGGCGTCTAACGCGGATATTGCGGACTATTTCGGAAACACGATCGCGATAGACGGTGATACGATTGCGGTAGGGGCGTATCAAGAAAGCAGCGCGCAGACTACGATTACAAACGGAACAACCGCCAGTTCGGATAACAGCGCGGATAGTTCGGGTGCGGTTTATGTGTATCGAAGAAACGGAGCGGTCTGGGCGCAAGAAGCGTATCTCAAAGCGCCGAATGCGGAAGCGTACGATTATTTCGGTTATAGTCTTGCGATTTCGGGAGATACTCTTGTGGTCGGAGCGTATTTGGAAAGCAGCAGCGATACTACGATCACGAACGGAACGACTGCGAGCGCGGACAACAGCGCCGGAGGTTCGGGAGCGGTCTATGTGTTTCGAAGAATCGGAACGAACTGGGTGCAAGAGGCGTATCTTAAAGCCCCGAACGCGGAAGCCGGAGATTCCTTCGGATACAGCGTCGCGATTTTCGGAGATACGATCGCAGTCGGAGCTTTTGGAGAAAGCAGCAATCAAACTACGATCACGAACGGAACGACCGCGAGCGCGGACAACAGCGCCGCAAGTTCGGGAGCGGTCTATGTGTTTCGAAGAATCGGAACGACTTGGTCGCAAGAAGCCTATCTAAAGGCGTCTAACGCGGAAGCGGGAGATCTATACGGATACAGCGTTTCGATCTTCGGAGATACGATCGCGGTCGGCGCGAACGGAGAAAGCAGCAATCAAACTACGATCACGAACGGTCCGACTTCGAGCGCGGACAACAGCAACAGCGAATCGGGTGCGGTCTATGTTTACAAACGGACGGGAACCGCTTGGACGCAGGAAGCGTATCTAAAGGCGAATAACGCGTCCGCGGGGAATTGGCTCGGATACAGCGTCGCGATTTCGGGGGATACGATCGTATCGGGTGCAACGGGAGAATCGGAAGGGGCCGCTTACGTATTCGTCCGCGGCGGGACGACTTGGACGCAGCAAAGAATTCTCAAGCCGGTTAATCCGGGTTCCGTCAACGAATTCGGAAATAGTCTGGCGATTTCGGGAGATACGATCGTGGTCGGTTCGTATTGGGAGGGAAGTAACGCGAATCAAATTCAGAACGGAATCACCGCAAGTACGAACAACTCCCTTCAAAGCGCAGGGGCCGCGTATGTCTATCAAAGAACCGGAACGACCTGGGCGCAGGAATCCTATCTCAAAGCGAAGAATGTGCAGACCGGTGATTGGTTCGGAATGGGCATCGCAATCTCGGGAGACACAATTCTTGCCGGAGCTCCGCAGGAAGACTCGGGACAAACTACGATTACGCAAGGTACGATTCAAACTTGGAATGAAATGAAACCGAACTCGGGAGCCGTATACGTTTTCAATCGTTAA
- a CDS encoding DUF1554 domain-containing protein — protein sequence MMKNDFIKTSVLFGILSFTSYCNQADRISIDALKNPLIALVEPARFSNSSSTQQPGEVPNCSTTLGPCYIFELYNIGGILTNGSMGGIPGADTLCQTAAAGLPSSFGSPSEYKAMLMDESGARDLNHNWVLHPNTSYFNIKKSSLNPADSRLVFTTDSQAMFSAFPASNAIIVDGTRPASTYTFTGIRNDTPGSVGTWMPGAARSCFNWTSTSTGTTYGSIGYPEDVSTYMIDRGYSAATGCNSTHGLYCVRQ from the coding sequence ATGATGAAGAACGATTTTATAAAAACGTCCGTTTTGTTCGGGATTCTTTCGTTTACTTCCTATTGCAACCAAGCGGACAGGATCTCGATCGATGCTCTGAAAAATCCGCTGATCGCTTTGGTGGAACCCGCACGTTTTTCCAATTCTTCTTCCACGCAACAGCCGGGTGAAGTCCCGAACTGCAGCACCACCTTGGGACCCTGTTATATCTTTGAACTCTACAATATCGGAGGAATTCTCACGAACGGATCGATGGGAGGAATTCCCGGTGCGGACACTCTTTGTCAAACCGCAGCAGCCGGTCTGCCTTCTTCGTTCGGAAGTCCGAGCGAATATAAGGCAATGCTTATGGACGAATCCGGTGCAAGAGACCTGAATCACAATTGGGTTTTGCATCCGAATACGAGTTATTTCAATATTAAAAAAAGTTCTTTAAATCCCGCAGACAGCAGACTCGTATTCACGACGGACTCGCAGGCGATGTTTAGTGCGTTTCCCGCGAGCAACGCGATCATCGTGGATGGAACCAGACCCGCCAGCACATACACGTTCACCGGAATTCGAAACGATACTCCGGGTTCGGTTGGGACTTGGATGCCCGGCGCTGCAAGAAGTTGTTTCAATTGGACGAGTACGTCAACGGGAACCACGTACGGTTCCATCGGTTATCCGGAAGACGTTTCCACTTATATGATCGATCGAGGTTATTCTGCTGCAACGGGTTGTAATTCGACGCACGGCCTTTATTGCGTTCGACAGTAA
- a CDS encoding copper resistance protein CopD, whose translation MSLSVYFILLFFHISAAIFWIGGMLSFVFLFRPVLKKPDYVSVKINLFYEFALQFRKVAYYLFSVSFLSGAGILFWKGYRLTDLSFLFQNPLSIISLKIFLFCILVISSVFHDFFLGPLTQRLIHEDPVLWEKYRRQAAFFGRINLLISVLIAVLGILFSRGVNSFQSFSV comes from the coding sequence GTGAGTCTTTCGGTTTATTTTATCTTACTGTTCTTTCACATTTCCGCTGCAATATTTTGGATCGGCGGAATGTTGTCCTTTGTGTTCCTCTTTCGACCCGTATTAAAGAAACCGGACTACGTAAGCGTAAAGATAAATCTATTTTATGAATTCGCTTTGCAGTTTAGAAAAGTTGCGTATTATTTATTCTCCGTTTCGTTTTTGAGCGGGGCCGGAATTCTTTTTTGGAAAGGGTATCGCCTAACGGATCTTTCTTTCTTGTTTCAGAATCCGCTTTCGATCATTTCGTTGAAAATTTTTCTATTCTGTATATTGGTAATTAGCTCCGTTTTTCACGATTTCTTTTTAGGTCCTTTGACGCAAAGATTGATTCATGAAGATCCCGTTTTGTGGGAAAAATACCGCCGTCAGGCTGCGTTTTTCGGGAGAATCAATCTCCTGATTTCGGTTCTTATCGCGGTCTTAGGAATTCTATTTTCACGAGGTGTGAATTCGTTTCAGTCCTTCTCCGTTTAG
- a CDS encoding sulfite exporter TauE/SafE family protein → MLILGYITSFLMGTSIGLIGAGGSILMVPILFYFFGQDAIQATTNSLFVVGVTALIGALLNAKKGNIDGKIGILFALPSFIGIYIARRFLLPVLPNSFDSYFGIVLTKSLLVMIVFATAMIFSAWGMIRTSVSSGELSLNSAKSVPWMTIGLKGLFVGLITGFVGAGGGFLIIPALVLLLKFSIGVAIGTSLAIIAANSLFGFAISFSTAQTEVCPLLLTICALGIGGMVFGQILSSRVKEQSLKKGFGYFVFTIASLILLDHGFRL, encoded by the coding sequence ATGCTGATCCTCGGTTACATCACATCCTTTCTTATGGGAACTTCGATCGGACTGATCGGCGCGGGCGGGTCCATTCTCATGGTCCCCATTCTTTTCTATTTCTTTGGGCAGGATGCGATACAGGCGACGACGAACTCTCTTTTCGTCGTCGGAGTAACGGCGCTGATCGGAGCTTTGTTGAACGCGAAAAAAGGAAATATAGACGGGAAGATAGGAATTCTTTTCGCTTTGCCGAGTTTTATCGGCATTTATATTGCGAGACGTTTCCTACTTCCGGTTCTTCCAAACTCGTTCGATTCGTATTTCGGAATCGTTCTGACAAAATCGCTTTTGGTAATGATCGTCTTTGCGACCGCGATGATCTTCAGTGCATGGGGGATGATTCGCACTTCCGTTTCCTCCGGAGAATTGTCCCTCAATTCCGCGAAGTCCGTGCCTTGGATGACGATCGGACTCAAAGGATTGTTCGTAGGTTTGATCACCGGATTCGTGGGAGCGGGAGGCGGCTTTTTAATCATTCCGGCTCTTGTGCTTCTACTCAAATTCTCGATCGGTGTCGCGATCGGAACTTCTCTTGCGATCATCGCGGCCAATTCCTTGTTCGGATTTGCGATCAGTTTCTCGACCGCACAGACGGAGGTTTGTCCTTTGCTTTTGACGATTTGTGCATTAGGAATCGGAGGAATGGTTTTCGGACAAATTCTTTCTTCAAGAGTGAAGGAACAATCCTTGAAAAAAGGATTCGGCTATTTCGTTTTCACGATCGCTTCCTTGATCTTACTGGATCACGGTTTTCGTTTATGA
- a CDS encoding DUF6691 family protein: MKYNLGAFIVGLLFAVGLGISGILQPAKIIGFLNVFGNWNPTLLFTMAGAVGIHFITYKLIRKRKTPMLTKDWYIPTRQEITPALIIGSLIFGIGWGLGGYCPTVSVTSLASFETRPFVVFLSVIVGMYLFRFLDKKMNLKNKLE, translated from the coding sequence ATGAAATACAATCTCGGCGCATTTATCGTAGGTCTGCTCTTTGCCGTCGGCTTAGGCATATCGGGAATTTTGCAACCGGCAAAAATAATCGGATTTTTGAATGTATTCGGAAACTGGAATCCAACCCTACTTTTTACGATGGCCGGAGCGGTCGGAATCCATTTCATCACGTATAAATTAATCCGAAAACGAAAAACTCCGATGCTTACGAAAGACTGGTATATCCCGACTCGGCAAGAGATCACTCCTGCGTTGATCATCGGAAGTCTTATCTTCGGAATCGGCTGGGGATTAGGCGGTTATTGTCCGACCGTGTCGGTCACTTCCCTCGCCAGTTTTGAAACGAGACCGTTCGTCGTTTTTCTAAGCGTCATCGTGGGAATGTATCTCTTTCGATTCTTAGATAAAAAAATGAATCTGAAAAACAAACTCGAATAA
- a CDS encoding YeeE/YedE family protein, protein MTTEWVMGLIGGAVIGIAVSLMLLWNGRVTGVSGIVYGVLVPVQGDTAWRWYFIVGLLLGGLSLKFTAPELLAVELQTKTWLGALAGILVGFGAMLGGGCTSGHGVCGVSRFSLRSIIATILFMGAGMGAVLFLRTIGLLV, encoded by the coding sequence ATGACCACAGAATGGGTTATGGGATTGATCGGAGGAGCGGTGATCGGCATCGCCGTTTCTTTGATGCTTTTATGGAACGGAAGAGTTACGGGAGTCAGCGGGATCGTATACGGTGTTTTAGTTCCGGTTCAAGGTGATACCGCTTGGAGATGGTATTTCATCGTGGGACTTTTATTGGGAGGACTTTCGCTGAAGTTCACCGCTCCCGAACTTTTAGCGGTAGAACTGCAAACGAAGACCTGGCTCGGCGCGTTAGCCGGAATCCTCGTAGGTTTCGGCGCTATGTTGGGAGGCGGTTGCACGAGCGGTCACGGAGTTTGCGGGGTAAGTAGATTCTCGCTTCGATCGATCATCGCTACGATTCTTTTTATGGGAGCCGGGATGGGGGCCGTATTGTTTCTTAGAACGATCGGATTGCTTGTATGA
- a CDS encoding MBL fold metallo-hydrolase yields the protein MKDILFYQLFETQSSTYTYLIADWETKEAAIIDPVWETVERDLKLIRDLNLHLVYVLETHIHADHISGADEIRQNTIARTAISADAGIDCADISLEHGQELLLGNKKITAIATPGHTNACMSYFFEGMIFTGDSLLIRGTGRTDFQDGSASKLYDSITQRLFSLPEETQVYPGHDYQGLSFSTIGLEKKLNPRIGGDRSKEDFLRIMRQLQLATPKKMHLAVPVNLACGKLESVKVMNPQVVSGIPVVSTEDVFENIGRVKIIDVRYPGEFHGALGHINTAQLLPLGSELTKYLQTGNRSEEIVFVCRSGKRSRQATEESIRLGYKFTASMAGGMLNWNERSLPKE from the coding sequence ATGAAAGACATTCTATTTTATCAACTCTTTGAAACTCAGTCATCGACCTATACGTATCTCATCGCCGATTGGGAAACGAAAGAAGCGGCGATCATCGATCCGGTATGGGAAACCGTGGAACGGGATCTAAAGCTGATCCGCGACCTCAATCTTCATCTCGTCTACGTCTTAGAAACGCATATTCACGCGGACCATATCAGCGGAGCCGATGAAATTCGTCAGAACACGATCGCAAGAACGGCCATAAGCGCGGACGCTGGAATCGATTGCGCGGATATTTCCCTCGAACACGGACAAGAACTCCTGCTCGGAAACAAAAAAATCACAGCGATCGCGACACCGGGACATACGAACGCGTGCATGAGCTATTTCTTCGAAGGAATGATCTTTACAGGAGATTCTCTTTTGATTCGCGGAACGGGAAGAACGGATTTCCAAGACGGGTCAGCTTCCAAGCTTTATGACAGCATAACGCAGAGGCTTTTTTCTCTTCCGGAGGAAACACAAGTGTATCCGGGTCACGATTATCAAGGCCTAAGTTTTTCAACGATCGGATTGGAAAAAAAATTGAATCCGAGAATCGGAGGCGACCGTTCCAAAGAGGATTTCCTGCGAATCATGAGACAACTTCAACTTGCGACTCCGAAGAAAATGCATCTTGCCGTTCCCGTCAATTTAGCCTGCGGCAAATTGGAATCCGTAAAGGTGATGAACCCTCAGGTCGTATCGGGAATCCCCGTCGTTTCGACGGAGGACGTATTCGAGAACATCGGAAGAGTAAAGATCATCGACGTGCGTTATCCCGGAGAATTTCACGGCGCGTTAGGCCATATCAATACGGCTCAACTTTTGCCTCTCGGTTCCGAGCTAACGAAATATTTACAAACCGGAAACCGTTCCGAAGAAATCGTGTTTGTCTGTCGCAGCGGAAAACGATCCAGACAAGCCACGGAAGAAAGCATTCGATTGGGTTACAAGTTCACGGCTAGCATGGCAGGCGGCATGTTGAATTGGAATGAAAGATCGCTGCCAAAGGAGTAA